One part of the Sciurus carolinensis chromosome 4, mSciCar1.2, whole genome shotgun sequence genome encodes these proteins:
- the LOC124982688 gene encoding casein kinase I-like: protein MGCNLWDAATILSLRLLGLAGRSLSQSALGGSGFRAWGRFVLLGAGETRWRHRRSDRGLPGGACSIVLSRYHRPNSPRPFSICDVARKARQRWPPRYKWPSLTNRQNHLQTVAWSKETGLSGGDWAPCSSFRKARSSRSKANFVVGGKYKLIKKIGFGTFGDIYLAINTTNGDEVAVKLESQKAKYPQLLFESQIYNILQGGVGIPNVQWYGQEKDYNVLVMDVLGPSLEDLFNFCSRRFTMKTVLMLADQMISRIEYVHTKNFIHRDLKPDNFLIGIGQHCNKLFLIDFGLAKRYRDSRTMQHIPYRENKNLTGTVRYASINAHLGIELSRRDDMESLGYVLMYFNRTSLPWQGIRAATKKQTYEKISEKKRSTSVEVLCKGFPAEFAMYLNYCRRLRFEEAPDYMYLKQLFQILFRTLNHQYDYIFDWTKLKHKAA from the exons ATGGGATGCAATCTCTGGGATGCCGCCACCATCCTCTCACTGCGACTCCTCGGGCTAGCGGGGAGATCCCTTTCCCAGAGTGCTCTGGGCGGCAGTGGCTTCCGGGCCTGGGGGCGTTTTGTGTTGCTTGGAGCTGGAGAAACAAGATGGCGGCATCGTAGGAGTGACAGGGGTCTCCCAGGCGGAGCCTGCAGCATTGTGCTTTCGCGGTATCACCGCCCTAACTCACCGCGCCCCTTTTCCATCTGCGATGTCGCCAGGAAAGCAAGGCAGCGGTGGCCGCCCAGATACAAGTGGCCTAGCCTAACTAACCGCCAGAACCACTTACAAACTGTGGCCTGGTCAAAAGAAACGGGACTGAGTGGCGGTGATTGG GCTCCGTGTTCGTCTTTCCGGAAAGCAAGGAGCAGCAGGTCCAAAGCCAACTTTGTCGTCGGAGGGAAATataaactgataaagaaaatCGGGTTTGGCACCTTTGGGGACATTTATCTGGCGATTAACACCACCAACGGCGATGAAGTGGCAGTGAAGCTAGAATCTCAGAAGGCCAAGTATCCCCAGTTGCTGTTCGAAAGTCAAATCTATAACATTCTCCAAGGTGGGGTTGGCATCCCCAATGTCCAGTGGTATGGTCAGGAAAAAGACTATAATGTGCTCGTTATGGATGTTCTGGGACCCAGCCTTGAAGACCTCTTCAATTTCTGTTCAAGAAGGTTCACAATGAAGACTGTACTTATGTTAGCTGACCAGATGATCAGTAGAATTGAATATGTGCATACAAAGAATTTTATACATAGAGACCTTAAGCCAGATAACTTCCTAATAGGTATTGGGCAGCACTGTAATAAATTATTCCTTATTGATTTTGGTTTGGCCAAAAGGTACAGAGACAGCAGGACAATGCAACACATAccatacagagaaaataaaaacctcacTGGCACTGTCCGATACGCTAGTATCAATGCACATCTTGGCATTGAGCTGAGTCGTCGAGATGACATGGAATCATTAGGATATGTTCTGATGTATTTTAATAGAACCAGTCTGCCGTGGCAAGGAATAAGGGCtgcaacaaagaaacaaacatatgaaaaaatcagtgaaaagaaGAGGTCCACATCTGTTGAAGTTTTATGTAAGGGGTTTCCTGCAGAGTTTGCTATGTATTTAAACTATTGTCGTCGGTTGCGCTTTGAGGAAGCCCCGGATTACATGTACCTGAAGCAGCTATTCCAGATCCTTTTCAGGACTCTGAACCACCAATATGACTACATATTTGATTGGACGAAGTTAAAGCACAAAGCTGCATAG